Proteins encoded together in one Thamnophis elegans isolate rThaEle1 chromosome 10, rThaEle1.pri, whole genome shotgun sequence window:
- the LIMS2 gene encoding LIM and senescent cell antigen-like-containing domain protein 2 isoform X2 — translation MTGSNMSDALANAICERCRARFDPTERIVNSNGELYHENCFVCAQCFRQFPDGLFYDFEGRKYCEHDFQMLFAPCCGECGEFIIGRVIKAMNNNWHPECFRCELCNVVLADLGFVKNAGRKELTADARELKGELYCLPCHDKMGIPICGACRRPIEGRVVNALGKQWHVEHFVCAKCEKPFLGHRHYEKKGLAYCETHYNQLFGDVCYNCSHVIEGDVVSALNKAWCVNCFSCSTCNIKLTLKNKFVEFDMKPVCKKCYEKFPLELKKRLKKLSDLTSKKTQPKALDLNSA, via the exons ATGACGGGCAG TAATATGTCAGATGCCCTTGCAAATGCTATATGTGAACGCTGTCGAGCCCGTTTTGATCCAACTGAACGTATTGTAAACAGCAATGGAGAACTGTATCATGAAAACTGCTTTGTCTGTGCTCAGTGCTTTCGCCAGTTTCCAGATGGCCTCTTCTATGAT TTTGAAGGGAGAAAATATTGTGAGCATGACTTCCAGATGCTATTTGCACCATGCTGTGGGGAATGTG GTGAATTCATCATTGGCCGAGTCATCAAAGCAATGAACAATAATTGGCATCCTGAATGTTTTCGTTGTGAACTCTGTAATGTAGTTCTTGCTGATTTGGGTTTTGTGAAGAATGCTGGCAG GAAGGAATTGACCGCTGATGCCAGGGAGCTGAAAGGAGAGCTCTACTGCCTGCCGTGCCATGATAAGATGGGCATTCCAATCTGTGGGGCTTGTCGGCGGCCTATTGAGGGTCGAGTGGTCAACGCTCTAGGAAAACAATGGCACGTTGAG CACTTTGTTTGTGCCAAATGTGAGAAGCCATTCCTGGGACACCGGCATTATGAGAAAAAGGGTCTGGCTTACTGTGAGACTCATTACAATCAG CTCTTTGGAGACGTCTGCTACAACTGCAGCCATGTGATCGAGGGGGATG TGGTATCTGCTCTCAACAAAGCTTGGTGTGTAAACTGCTTCTCCTGTTCCACCTGCAACATCAAGCTCACCTTGAA gaaTAAGTTTGTGGAATTTGACATGAAGCCAGTGTGCAAGAAATGCTATGAGAAATTCCCTTTGGAGCTGAAGAAAAGGCTGAAGAAGTTGTCTGATCTGACCTCCAAGAAAACACAACCCAAAGCTCTGGATCTGAATTCTGCTTAA
- the LIMS2 gene encoding LIM and senescent cell antigen-like-containing domain protein 2 isoform X1, with protein sequence MTGSNMSDALANAICERCRARFDPTERIVNSNGELYHENCFVCAQCFRQFPDGLFYDFEGRKYCEHDFQMLFAPCCGECGEFIIGRVIKAMNNNWHPECFRCELCNVVLADLGFVKNAGRHLCRPCHNREKAKDLGKYICQKCHLIIDEQALMFRNDSYHPDHFNCTHCGKELTADARELKGELYCLPCHDKMGIPICGACRRPIEGRVVNALGKQWHVEHFVCAKCEKPFLGHRHYEKKGLAYCETHYNQLFGDVCYNCSHVIEGDVVSALNKAWCVNCFSCSTCNIKLTLKNKFVEFDMKPVCKKCYEKFPLELKKRLKKLSDLTSKKTQPKALDLNSA encoded by the exons ATGACGGGCAG TAATATGTCAGATGCCCTTGCAAATGCTATATGTGAACGCTGTCGAGCCCGTTTTGATCCAACTGAACGTATTGTAAACAGCAATGGAGAACTGTATCATGAAAACTGCTTTGTCTGTGCTCAGTGCTTTCGCCAGTTTCCAGATGGCCTCTTCTATGAT TTTGAAGGGAGAAAATATTGTGAGCATGACTTCCAGATGCTATTTGCACCATGCTGTGGGGAATGTG GTGAATTCATCATTGGCCGAGTCATCAAAGCAATGAACAATAATTGGCATCCTGAATGTTTTCGTTGTGAACTCTGTAATGTAGTTCTTGCTGATTTGGGTTTTGTGAAGAATGCTGGCAG ACACCTCTGTCGGCCTTGCCACAATCGTGAGAAAGCCAAAGACTTGGGCAAATATATTTGCCAGAAATGTCACTTGATAATTGATGAACAAGCTCTTATGTTCAGGAATGACTCCTACCATCCAGACCATTTCAACTGCACCCACTGTGG GAAGGAATTGACCGCTGATGCCAGGGAGCTGAAAGGAGAGCTCTACTGCCTGCCGTGCCATGATAAGATGGGCATTCCAATCTGTGGGGCTTGTCGGCGGCCTATTGAGGGTCGAGTGGTCAACGCTCTAGGAAAACAATGGCACGTTGAG CACTTTGTTTGTGCCAAATGTGAGAAGCCATTCCTGGGACACCGGCATTATGAGAAAAAGGGTCTGGCTTACTGTGAGACTCATTACAATCAG CTCTTTGGAGACGTCTGCTACAACTGCAGCCATGTGATCGAGGGGGATG TGGTATCTGCTCTCAACAAAGCTTGGTGTGTAAACTGCTTCTCCTGTTCCACCTGCAACATCAAGCTCACCTTGAA gaaTAAGTTTGTGGAATTTGACATGAAGCCAGTGTGCAAGAAATGCTATGAGAAATTCCCTTTGGAGCTGAAGAAAAGGCTGAAGAAGTTGTCTGATCTGACCTCCAAGAAAACACAACCCAAAGCTCTGGATCTGAATTCTGCTTAA
- the GPR17 gene encoding uracil nucleotide/cysteinyl leukotriene receptor has protein sequence MNSQADSSGLLLNISLLNSEQCGKESHTENILFAIFYLLDFILAFLGNVLALWLFIRDQKSDTPANVFLMHLAVADLSFVLILPTRLVYHFSGNHWPFGELPCRLTGFLFYLNMYASIYFLMCISIDRFLAIVHPVKSLKLRRSLYAHLTCAFLWVIVAVAMAPLLISVQTVEMNNTTVCLQLYREKASRHALVSLAVAFTFPFFTTVTCYLLIIRSLKKGHRIENHLKEKAIKMIIMVLTIFLVCFVPYHVNRYIYILNYDGVKTSCAMQRILALGNRITSCLTSLNGALDPVMYFFVAEKFQEALCGLFCPKKVARLPSSYDGKTNDSSLSAKSEL, from the coding sequence ATGAACAGCCAAGCAGACTCTTCAGGCCTGTTACTCAACATTTCCCTGTTAAATTCAGAGCAATGTGGCAAAGAGAGTCACACGGAAAACATCCTTTTTGCTATTTTCTACCTTCTCGATTTCATCCTAGCCTTTTTGGGCAATGTTTTGGCACTCTGGCTCTTCATTCGGGACCAAAAATCAGATACCCCTGCCAACGTTTTCCTGATGCATCTTGCTGTAGCCGATCTGTCTTTTGTGCTCATCTTACCAACTCGGTTGGTCTACCACTTTTCAGGCAATCACTGGCCATTTGGAGAGCTCCCTTGCCGACTCACAGGGTTTCTTTTCTACCTCAACATGTATGCGAGCATCTACTTCCTCATGTGCATCAGCATAGATCGCTTCTTAGCTATCGTGCATCCTGTGAAGTCCCTCAAACTCCGCAGGTCACTCTATGCTCATTTGACCTGTGCCTTCCTGTGGGTTATAGTTGCCGTGGCCATGGCACCTCTTTTGATCAGTGTGCAGACGGTTGAGATGAATAATACCACCGTCTGCCTCCAACTCTACAGAGAGAAAGCATCACGCCACGCTCTTGTCTCCCTGGCTGTTGCATTCACTTTCCCATTTTTTACTACAGTAACCTGCTACTTACTGATCATACGAAGCCTGAAGAAGGGGCACCGCATTGAAAATCATCTAAAGGAAAAAGCCATCAAAATGATAATCATGGTTCTTACAATCTTCTTGGTCTGCTTTGTGCCCTATCATGTCAACCGCTACATTTATATCCTTAATTATGATGGTGTGAAGACTTCTTGTGCAATGCAGAGGATCCTGGCACTTGGCAATCGCATTACTTCATGCCTCACAAGCTTAAATGGCGCCCTAGATCCTGTCATGTATTTTTTTGTCGCTGAAAAGTTTCAAGAGGCCTTGTGTGGTTTGTTTTGCCCCAAAAAAGTTGCAAGATTACCTTCAAGTTATGATGGGAAAACAAATGATAGCTCTTTAAGTGCTAAATCTGAACTGTAA